A stretch of the Snodgrassella alvi genome encodes the following:
- the trpD gene encoding anthranilate phosphoribosyltransferase: MITPQQALNRLLDNNELFYDEMTDLMRQIMNGEVAPEIIAAILIGLRIKVESVSEIAAAATVMREFSTKVPVQHRDHLVDIVGTGGDNAHTFNISTTSMFVVAAAGAKVAKHGGRSVSSSSGSADIIEAMGAALELTPEHVGECIDQLGVGFMYAPNHHNSMRYVAPVRRALGVRTVFNILGPLTNPAEASNQVLGVFHIDLVGILSRVLKQLGSKHVLVVHGSDGLDEITLTGTTRVAELKNGTIMEYDIHPAQFDMPVIEDLKPLKVANSEESLHIMNAVLNGEKGPCRDIVVLNAAAAIYASDITTSLEEAVDLAITAIDSGKAKTKQTEFIQKTQQLAAIQKT; this comes from the coding sequence ATGATTACGCCGCAACAGGCTCTAAACCGTCTACTGGACAATAACGAATTATTTTACGATGAAATGACCGACTTAATGCGCCAGATTATGAATGGGGAAGTGGCGCCAGAAATCATAGCTGCCATACTAATTGGTTTACGTATCAAAGTAGAAAGCGTATCTGAAATTGCCGCCGCAGCAACAGTCATGCGTGAATTTTCCACTAAAGTACCCGTACAACATCGGGATCATTTGGTAGATATTGTAGGTACCGGAGGCGACAATGCTCATACTTTCAATATTTCAACTACCAGTATGTTCGTCGTAGCCGCAGCAGGTGCCAAAGTTGCCAAGCATGGTGGGCGTTCAGTATCCTCTTCAAGTGGTTCTGCCGATATTATCGAAGCCATGGGCGCGGCTCTCGAACTAACGCCCGAACATGTAGGCGAATGTATTGATCAGCTAGGTGTCGGATTTATGTATGCCCCCAATCATCACAACAGCATGCGTTATGTTGCTCCGGTACGCCGAGCGCTTGGCGTACGTACCGTATTTAACATCTTAGGGCCACTAACCAATCCGGCAGAAGCATCAAATCAGGTTTTAGGTGTATTCCACATAGATTTAGTGGGTATATTATCACGTGTACTGAAACAGCTAGGCAGCAAACATGTGCTTGTTGTTCATGGCAGCGATGGCCTAGATGAAATTACGCTCACTGGAACAACCCGCGTAGCCGAATTGAAAAACGGTACTATCATGGAATATGATATTCATCCAGCACAATTCGACATGCCGGTTATCGAAGACCTGAAACCCCTTAAAGTAGCCAACAGCGAAGAATCACTGCATATCATGAACGCTGTATTAAACGGAGAAAAAGGACCTTGTCGTGATATCGTCGTTTTGAATGCGGCTGCTGCCATTTATGCATCCGATATCACTACCTCATTGGAAGAAGCAGTGGATTTAGCAATTACTGCCATTGATTCTGGAAAAGCCAAAACCAAACAGACCGAATTTATTCAGAAAACACAACAATTAGCTGCCATACAGAAAACTTAA
- a CDS encoding aminodeoxychorismate/anthranilate synthase component II, with translation MLLFIDNYDSFTYNIVQYLGQLGETITVKNNDEITLKDIESLAPNKIVIGPGPCTPKEAGISVATIHHFGGKIPILGICLGHQAIGFAYGGNIVRAKKVMHGKISPVYHHNNSLFTGLPNPVNCTRYHSLVIEKETLPDSLEITAWTDDNEIMGIRHRSLRIEGVQFHPEGLLTEYGHQMLQNFLEQHP, from the coding sequence ATGCTGCTATTTATCGACAATTACGATAGTTTCACCTACAACATCGTGCAATACCTTGGTCAGCTAGGTGAAACAATAACCGTTAAAAACAATGATGAAATAACTCTGAAAGATATAGAATCCTTAGCTCCAAATAAAATTGTCATCGGCCCAGGTCCCTGTACACCGAAAGAGGCAGGAATATCAGTAGCCACTATCCATCATTTCGGCGGCAAAATCCCTATTCTGGGTATTTGTCTTGGACATCAGGCCATTGGCTTTGCTTATGGAGGCAATATAGTCCGTGCAAAAAAAGTAATGCATGGTAAAATTTCGCCTGTTTATCATCACAACAATTCATTGTTCACTGGCCTGCCTAATCCAGTAAATTGCACCCGTTACCATAGTCTGGTTATAGAAAAAGAAACTTTACCAGACAGTCTTGAAATCACCGCATGGACAGATGATAACGAAATTATGGGTATCAGACACCGCTCCCTTAGAATAGAGGGGGTACAGTTTCATCCTGAAGGCTTACTCACAGAATATGGCCATCAGATGTTACAAAATTTTTTAGAGCAACACCCATAA
- a CDS encoding phospholipase D family protein, producing MNSKIFNQICTICFKLCTLFILTACQTLPSLQGRTTETHVAADIPTSLAYANASLVSQHPGFSGIYPLDDGHEAFAARVALIRAAEKSLDVQYYIWRNDTSGQLLFHELVLAAQRGVHVRLLLDDNNTVGLDKVLTALNQEPNIEIRLFNPFIHRHWRALSYITDFARLNRRMHNKSITADNQATILGGRNIGDEYFDMGKGTLFVDLDILAIGPIVNQVSNNFDRYWNSASAYDFSSIVHRRNKLQPSMTVFKRRSFNRLRADSYDNAYNRDNFVNRLLDGSLDYQWAHLILVSDNPEKALPKSKKETAKQNIETGLVIASDIKDTNHQPVIKYEKASLTLNALAASVVEPQKDLLVITPYFVPTQTGLKYLQKLREEGVKIRILTNSLAATDVPVVHSGYSRYRIPLLKEGVEIYELKNQGFIKGHRDRAFTGNSESSLHAKTFTIDGQQLYIGSLNFDPRSARLNTEMGVVIQSPEMAQYMNQAINEALPDVTYQVKLSPEGKLEWLKNNDKNQIRVYHHDPDTSVWKRAWVKILSWLPLESLL from the coding sequence ATGAATAGTAAGATATTTAATCAAATCTGTACTATCTGTTTCAAACTGTGCACACTTTTTATATTAACTGCCTGTCAGACATTACCGTCACTTCAGGGACGAACAACAGAAACTCATGTTGCAGCCGATATCCCAACTTCATTAGCTTATGCAAATGCTTCTCTTGTTAGCCAGCATCCGGGATTTTCGGGTATATACCCACTTGATGATGGCCATGAAGCCTTTGCAGCACGTGTTGCCTTGATACGTGCAGCTGAGAAAAGTTTGGATGTTCAGTATTACATATGGCGCAATGACACATCTGGGCAGCTATTATTCCACGAACTTGTCTTAGCTGCTCAGCGAGGTGTACATGTCCGTCTACTGTTGGACGACAATAACACTGTAGGGCTGGATAAAGTTCTCACGGCTCTCAATCAGGAGCCTAATATCGAAATCCGATTATTTAATCCTTTTATCCATAGGCACTGGCGCGCTTTAAGTTACATTACCGACTTTGCGCGATTAAACCGACGCATGCACAACAAATCCATCACTGCAGATAATCAGGCTACCATTCTTGGTGGGCGTAATATCGGTGATGAGTATTTCGATATGGGAAAAGGTACGTTGTTTGTTGACTTGGATATTCTCGCCATAGGTCCTATCGTCAATCAGGTTTCTAATAATTTCGATCGCTATTGGAACAGTGCATCTGCATATGATTTTAGCAGCATAGTTCACAGACGCAACAAACTTCAACCTAGTATGACAGTATTTAAGCGGCGTAGTTTCAACCGTTTGCGTGCAGATAGCTATGACAATGCCTATAATCGTGACAATTTCGTCAATCGCTTACTAGATGGCTCACTTGATTACCAGTGGGCACATTTAATTTTAGTAAGTGACAATCCAGAAAAAGCATTACCTAAAAGTAAAAAGGAAACAGCTAAGCAAAATATCGAGACAGGTCTTGTAATTGCTTCAGATATAAAAGATACCAATCATCAACCTGTCATAAAATATGAAAAAGCCAGTTTAACTCTGAATGCACTTGCCGCATCAGTTGTTGAACCACAAAAAGATTTACTGGTTATAACTCCTTATTTTGTACCAACTCAAACGGGTCTAAAATATCTGCAAAAGCTCAGAGAAGAAGGGGTAAAAATCAGAATTCTTACCAACTCACTGGCTGCAACAGATGTACCAGTAGTTCATTCCGGCTATTCCCGCTACCGTATTCCTTTATTAAAAGAAGGTGTTGAAATATACGAACTGAAAAATCAGGGTTTTATCAAAGGTCACCGAGACAGGGCATTTACAGGTAATTCTGAATCCAGTCTTCATGCCAAAACATTTACTATAGATGGACAACAGCTTTATATCGGTTCCCTGAACTTTGACCCACGTTCCGCCAGACTCAACACCGAAATGGGTGTTGTTATTCAATCACCCGAAATGGCACAATATATGAATCAGGCCATCAATGAGGCATTACCAGACGTGACTTATCAAGTAAAACTCTCACCTGAGGGAAAACTAGAATGGTTGAAAAATAACGACAAAAATCAAATCAGGGTTTATCATCATGACCCAGATACCAGTGTGTGGAAACGTGCTTGGGTAAAAATACTATCATGGTTACCATTGGAAAGCTTGCTTTAA
- the ubiD gene encoding 4-hydroxy-3-polyprenylbenzoate decarboxylase: MKYRDLREFIAMLEQQQLLKRVQIPVSPYLEITEIADRVLHKQGPALLFEKTVSQSGKPYNFPVLANLFGTAERVAMGMGAESTAQLREIGKTLAYLKEPEPPKGIKDAFAKLPLLKDLWSMAPHITKKALCQEIILEGDAVDLTQLPIQKCWPEDAAPLITWGLTVTRGPDKKRQNLGIYRQQLLGKNKLIMRWLAHRGGALDFQAFKQKYPHKPYPVSVVLGCDPATILGAVTPVPDSLSEYQFAGLLRGSRTELVKCIGNDLHVPARAEIVLEGVIQQDEIALEGPYGDHTGYYNEQDYFPVFTVERITMRENAIYHSTYTGKPPDEPAVLGVALNEVFIPLLQKQFPEIIDFYLPPEGCSYRMAIVSMKKQYAGHAKRVMMGCWSYLRQFMYTKYIIVVDDDINIRDWKEVIWAITTRMDPVRDTTLIDHTPIDYLDFASPISGLGGKMGLDATNKWQGETNREWGKVIRKDATTIAKIDSIWQDLGL; this comes from the coding sequence ATGAAATACCGTGATTTACGAGAATTCATTGCCATGCTCGAGCAGCAGCAGCTATTAAAACGGGTTCAGATCCCTGTATCACCATATCTGGAAATAACCGAAATAGCAGATCGGGTATTACACAAACAAGGGCCGGCTTTGCTGTTTGAAAAAACAGTCAGTCAGTCAGGAAAACCATATAATTTTCCGGTTTTAGCCAATTTGTTTGGCACAGCAGAGCGAGTGGCCATGGGTATGGGCGCAGAAAGTACTGCTCAATTAAGAGAGATAGGCAAAACTCTAGCTTATTTGAAAGAGCCTGAACCGCCCAAAGGTATTAAAGACGCCTTTGCCAAACTTCCTTTACTCAAAGATTTATGGAGTATGGCGCCACATATCACAAAAAAAGCACTCTGTCAGGAAATCATTCTTGAAGGAGATGCCGTCGATTTAACGCAGCTTCCTATTCAGAAATGCTGGCCAGAAGATGCAGCGCCACTCATAACATGGGGATTAACCGTCACCCGCGGACCGGACAAAAAACGTCAGAATCTTGGTATTTACCGACAGCAATTACTGGGAAAAAACAAACTCATTATGCGCTGGCTAGCACACCGTGGTGGAGCACTTGATTTTCAGGCATTTAAACAAAAATATCCTCATAAGCCTTATCCTGTATCAGTTGTACTTGGCTGTGATCCGGCCACCATACTGGGAGCAGTTACTCCCGTACCAGACAGCTTGAGCGAATATCAGTTTGCCGGATTATTAAGAGGTTCACGTACCGAACTAGTAAAATGCATTGGTAACGATTTACATGTACCAGCCAGAGCAGAAATTGTGCTTGAAGGCGTGATACAGCAAGATGAAATAGCGCTGGAAGGCCCATATGGAGATCACACGGGTTATTACAATGAACAGGATTATTTTCCAGTTTTCACCGTAGAACGTATCACTATGCGTGAAAATGCTATCTACCACAGCACCTACACTGGCAAACCGCCAGATGAGCCTGCTGTTTTAGGCGTTGCCTTAAATGAAGTATTTATTCCTCTATTACAAAAGCAGTTTCCTGAAATAATTGATTTTTATCTTCCTCCCGAAGGATGTTCTTATCGTATGGCTATTGTCAGCATGAAAAAACAATATGCTGGACATGCCAAAAGGGTCATGATGGGATGTTGGAGCTATTTGCGGCAATTTATGTATACCAAATACATAATTGTTGTGGATGATGATATCAACATACGTGACTGGAAAGAAGTCATTTGGGCTATTACCACTCGCATGGATCCCGTACGGGACACAACACTAATCGATCATACACCAATAGATTATCTCGATTTTGCCAGCCCCATCAGTGGTCTAGGAGGTAAGATGGGATTGGATGCTACCAATAAATGGCAAGGAGAAACCAACCGTGAATGGGGCAAAGTGATACGTAAAGATGCAACAACCATAGCCAAAATCGATTCAATATGGCAAGATTTAGGTTTATAA
- the pth gene encoding aminoacyl-tRNA hydrolase has translation MSQIRLIVGLGNPGTEYEHTRHNIGFDFVDELARLWKTSFREEKKFFGQIARVNQPNREIWLLKPFTYMNKSGTSVLALAKFYKITPAEILVVHDELDIPCGQVRFKQGGSNGGHNGLKDIQAWLGSPDFYRLRLGIGHPGDRNLVVSYVLHKPQAQEQNLINEAIQKSLTAMPLLLEGEYSSVQQRLHSK, from the coding sequence ATGTCCCAAATACGGCTCATAGTAGGTCTGGGCAATCCGGGCACAGAGTATGAACATACACGTCACAACATCGGTTTTGATTTTGTCGATGAACTGGCCAGATTATGGAAAACCAGTTTCAGAGAAGAAAAAAAATTTTTTGGACAAATCGCACGAGTTAATCAGCCTAATAGAGAAATCTGGCTATTAAAGCCATTTACATACATGAATAAATCAGGCACTTCTGTTCTGGCGCTGGCAAAATTTTATAAAATTACACCTGCAGAAATTTTAGTAGTTCATGATGAGCTTGACATACCTTGCGGACAGGTAAGATTCAAACAAGGTGGTAGCAATGGTGGTCACAACGGCTTAAAAGATATTCAGGCGTGGCTTGGCAGCCCAGATTTTTATCGCTTACGCCTTGGCATCGGCCATCCCGGCGACCGTAACCTTGTTGTCAGCTATGTATTGCATAAACCACAAGCCCAGGAACAAAACTTAATCAATGAAGCAATTCAAAAGTCACTGACAGCTATGCCTTTACTACTTGAAGGCGAATACAGTAGCGTACAACAACGATTACACAGTAAATGA
- a CDS encoding RnfH family protein — protein MMTDIMVEAVYATSECQHLWQGKVAAGTTARQALLESDLPQQFPQIDFRTAPIGVFGKKIKDDYILCNWDRIEVYQPLLIDPKENRRRKAQQKK, from the coding sequence ATGATGACTGATATTATGGTTGAAGCCGTGTACGCAACATCTGAATGTCAGCATCTATGGCAAGGTAAAGTCGCAGCGGGAACCACAGCACGTCAGGCATTATTAGAATCAGATCTGCCACAACAATTTCCACAAATTGATTTTCGTACAGCCCCTATAGGTGTATTTGGCAAAAAAATTAAAGATGATTACATCCTGTGCAACTGGGATCGCATAGAAGTTTACCAGCCATTACTTATCGACCCAAAAGAAAATAGACGTCGTAAAGCACAACAAAAAAAGTAA
- a CDS encoding type II toxin-antitoxin system RatA family toxin produces the protein MKTVEKSVLVLHSAEHIFDLVNNVEDYPQFLPWCNRTEILKRDEHSLEAVLHMDYMKIRQSFATRNINHRPHKIQMSLLNGPFRRLEGFWQFTPIDNLGCKIDFRLEYEFSSAVLSALIGPVFNHIATTLVDAFIQEADRRYDD, from the coding sequence ATGAAAACAGTTGAAAAAAGCGTTTTAGTACTCCATAGTGCCGAGCACATATTTGATCTAGTCAATAACGTTGAAGATTATCCTCAGTTTTTGCCATGGTGTAATCGAACAGAAATTTTAAAAAGAGATGAACATTCACTTGAAGCAGTGTTGCATATGGATTACATGAAAATACGCCAATCCTTTGCTACTCGGAATATCAATCACAGACCTCACAAAATACAAATGAGTTTGCTTAACGGCCCGTTTCGCCGGCTAGAAGGTTTCTGGCAGTTTACCCCTATCGATAATTTAGGCTGTAAAATTGATTTTCGCTTGGAATATGAATTTTCTAGTGCCGTACTTTCAGCACTAATTGGACCTGTTTTCAACCATATAGCTACTACACTAGTAGATGCATTTATTCAGGAAGCCGACAGACGCTATGATGACTGA
- the holA gene encoding DNA polymerase III subunit delta translates to MSEISIHPLAAAYLIHGEEDLLRLETIDKIRTGAREQHYSEREVVIIESGFDWSSLLASVQSVGLFADKKLLEIHLPSGKPGKEGAAILQQLAEHLPESTCLMLILPKLERTQIQSKWFASWAKVAQVFEAKAVSQTALPQWIKKRLAEEKLSIDNDALALFAEKVEGNLLAAKQEIDKIVLIHPAGHIVTLPEAQAAVANVARFDVFQLSAAWMSGNSERMVRLLDGLAAESNEPVLLLWVISEDIRTLLRLLAAQKQGKPLSELRQSLRLWGEKQTLAPLAAKRIGVKRLLGALQTCAHIDRQIKGVEEGDAWSEVKHLFLTLTA, encoded by the coding sequence ATGAGTGAAATATCTATCCATCCTCTGGCCGCAGCATATCTGATTCATGGTGAAGAAGATTTATTGCGGCTAGAGACTATAGACAAGATTAGAACCGGCGCACGTGAGCAGCATTATTCTGAGCGTGAAGTCGTCATAATTGAATCCGGCTTTGATTGGTCATCTCTATTGGCTTCAGTACAATCTGTAGGTTTATTTGCTGATAAAAAACTATTGGAAATACATTTGCCATCTGGCAAACCTGGCAAAGAAGGTGCGGCAATACTACAGCAACTTGCTGAGCATCTACCGGAAAGCACTTGTCTGATGCTGATATTGCCTAAACTGGAACGTACACAAATACAGAGTAAATGGTTTGCGAGCTGGGCTAAAGTCGCTCAAGTCTTTGAAGCCAAAGCAGTCAGCCAGACAGCTTTACCTCAATGGATAAAAAAACGCTTAGCTGAAGAAAAGCTTAGCATCGACAACGATGCTTTAGCACTATTTGCCGAAAAAGTGGAAGGTAATCTTCTAGCGGCAAAACAGGAAATTGACAAAATTGTACTCATTCATCCTGCTGGTCATATTGTTACACTGCCTGAAGCACAAGCTGCAGTGGCAAACGTGGCGCGATTTGATGTATTTCAGCTATCAGCTGCATGGATGAGTGGCAATTCCGAAAGGATGGTACGACTGCTTGATGGACTGGCAGCAGAGAGCAATGAACCAGTATTACTTTTATGGGTAATCAGTGAGGACATCCGTACCTTATTACGCTTACTGGCAGCACAAAAACAAGGAAAACCCCTCAGCGAATTACGCCAAAGCCTGCGCTTATGGGGAGAAAAACAGACTCTGGCTCCGCTGGCAGCCAAACGCATTGGTGTAAAACGTTTACTAGGCGCTTTGCAGACATGTGCGCACATCGACAGACAAATCAAAGGTGTGGAAGAGGGTGATGCATGGTCTGAAGTTAAGCACCTGTTTCTGACTTTGACAGCTTGA
- the lptE gene encoding LPS assembly lipoprotein LptE, with protein MKKWLVLTILFALSGCGFHLKGTSAFDTPLPYHSWKIDGGSMQRALEVVLRRQPDVVVDTEQPDVVVKVIAATQDSTTSSVDLSGGASEYLLSLNVTVQAYRHDLPLGDPIQVTVNRYMDYSDHEVLAKENEQNMIWHDMRTDAAEQIVRRLAFLPVNTTE; from the coding sequence ATGAAAAAATGGCTGGTACTGACTATCTTATTTGCATTGTCCGGCTGTGGCTTTCATCTGAAAGGCACATCCGCATTTGATACACCTTTGCCCTATCACAGCTGGAAAATTGATGGTGGTAGTATGCAACGGGCATTAGAAGTAGTATTGCGGCGTCAGCCAGATGTTGTTGTTGATACCGAACAGCCAGATGTGGTCGTAAAAGTAATTGCTGCTACTCAGGATTCAACTACATCTTCTGTAGACTTGTCCGGTGGAGCCAGTGAATATTTGTTATCACTGAACGTTACGGTACAAGCTTATCGCCACGACCTGCCATTAGGAGATCCGATTCAAGTAACTGTAAATCGTTATATGGATTATTCTGATCATGAAGTGCTGGCAAAAGAAAACGAGCAAAACATGATTTGGCATGACATGCGTACCGATGCAGCAGAACAAATAGTGCGGCGTTTGGCTTTTCTTCCCGTCAATACCACAGAATGA
- the gatB gene encoding Asp-tRNA(Asn)/Glu-tRNA(Gln) amidotransferase subunit GatB — MNWETVIGLEIHVQLNTQSKIFSGSSTAFGAAPNVQANVVDCALPGALPVMNREVVNKAIKLGLALNATINRKNVFDRKNYFYPDLPKGYQISQLDLPIVEHGQLEIVVGDEVKTINVTRAHMEEDAGKSVHDEFEHYTGIDLNRAGTPLLEVVSEPEMRSAADAVAYARAMHSLVTWLDICDGNMAEGSFRIDANVSVRPKGQAEFGTRCEIKNLNSFRFLEQAINYEVERQIELIEDGGKVIQQTRLFDPNKGETRAMRSKEDAHDYRYFPDPDLLPIVITDTMLETAKASMPELPKEMAARFIEQYGISDYDARLLTSNHIQASWFEQAAKIGGHGKLVANWMLGELAAALNKAGIDISASPISAERLAGLTNRIADNILSNKLAKQVFETMWDSNLSADAIIERDGLKQMTDIGAIEQIIDEVLAKNQKSVEEFKSGKEKAFNALVGQVMKASRGKANPQQVQTLLRSKLA, encoded by the coding sequence ATGAATTGGGAAACTGTAATCGGTCTGGAAATCCATGTTCAGCTAAATACACAATCCAAAATTTTTAGTGGTTCTTCTACTGCTTTTGGTGCAGCGCCAAATGTTCAGGCAAATGTAGTAGATTGTGCCTTGCCCGGCGCCTTACCAGTAATGAATCGCGAAGTAGTAAATAAAGCCATCAAGCTTGGTTTGGCATTGAATGCCACGATTAACAGGAAAAATGTATTTGACCGGAAAAACTATTTTTACCCTGATCTACCAAAAGGCTATCAGATCAGTCAGTTAGATTTACCGATAGTAGAGCATGGGCAGCTGGAAATCGTAGTAGGTGATGAAGTTAAAACCATCAACGTAACCAGAGCGCATATGGAAGAAGATGCTGGCAAATCTGTACATGATGAATTCGAACACTATACCGGCATTGATTTAAATCGTGCCGGTACACCTTTGCTAGAGGTAGTTTCCGAACCTGAAATGCGTTCCGCTGCCGATGCCGTTGCCTATGCTAGAGCAATGCATAGCTTAGTTACATGGCTAGATATTTGTGATGGCAATATGGCAGAAGGTTCATTTCGTATTGATGCCAATGTATCAGTACGCCCTAAAGGACAGGCTGAATTCGGAACACGTTGTGAAATTAAAAATCTGAATTCTTTCCGCTTTCTGGAGCAGGCCATCAATTACGAAGTTGAACGGCAAATCGAATTGATTGAAGACGGAGGCAAAGTTATACAGCAGACTCGCCTGTTTGACCCCAATAAGGGGGAAACACGTGCAATGCGCAGCAAAGAAGATGCTCATGACTACCGTTACTTTCCAGATCCAGACTTATTGCCGATTGTAATTACAGATACAATGCTGGAAACGGCCAAAGCCTCCATGCCTGAGCTACCAAAAGAAATGGCTGCACGCTTCATAGAGCAATATGGCATTTCTGACTATGATGCACGCTTATTAACCAGCAACCATATTCAGGCCAGCTGGTTTGAGCAGGCTGCAAAAATAGGGGGGCATGGCAAACTTGTAGCCAACTGGATGCTTGGAGAACTTGCGGCTGCGCTGAATAAAGCCGGAATTGACATATCAGCCAGTCCGATCAGTGCCGAGCGTCTAGCTGGACTGACTAACCGGATTGCAGATAATATCTTAAGTAACAAATTAGCTAAACAGGTTTTTGAAACCATGTGGGACAGTAATCTGTCTGCTGATGCCATTATTGAGCGTGATGGCCTGAAACAAATGACAGATATCGGCGCTATAGAACAAATCATCGATGAAGTGCTTGCTAAAAATCAGAAATCTGTTGAAGAATTTAAATCAGGTAAAGAAAAAGCATTCAACGCTTTAGTAGGTCAAGTAATGAAAGCTTCACGCGGCAAAGCCAACCCGCAGCAGGTGCAAACTTTATTACGCAGCAAACTGGCTTAA
- the gatA gene encoding Asp-tRNA(Asn)/Glu-tRNA(Gln) amidotransferase subunit GatA, giving the protein MPKNYTLKQCSDLLQSKQASASELAQEYLAAIAADNPSLNAYITLDKERTLTEAKVADNRLAQGSASVLTGVPIAYKDIFCQQGWRSACASKMLDNFTAPYTATVVQNLLDAGMVTLGRTNMDEFAMGSTTETSHYGITKNPWQHDHVPGGSSGGSAAAVAARLAPAALGSDTGGSIRQPAAHCGITGLKPTYGVISRFGMVAYASSFDQAGPMAQTAEDCALLLNSMAGFDERDSTSIERDKEDYTRDLNRPLQGIKIGLPREFFGEGLDSQVHSSIEEVLNILKKQGAEIIDVSLPHTELSIPAYYVLASAEASTNLSRYDGVRYGYRAKEFSNLDEMYSKSRAEGFGDEVKRRIMIGTYVLSHGYYDAYYLKAQKLRRMVANDFQAVLNQCDIILAPVAPTAAPKLSSHSNDPVQMYLSDIYTVSLNLAGLPGIALPAGQTTSGLPVGVQLIGNYFAESRLLGIAHQIQQHSDWHTRTPFAQ; this is encoded by the coding sequence ATGCCCAAAAACTACACATTGAAACAATGCAGTGATTTACTGCAAAGCAAACAGGCTTCAGCAAGCGAGTTGGCACAGGAATACCTAGCAGCCATTGCAGCGGATAATCCCAGCCTGAATGCCTATATTACGCTGGATAAAGAACGTACTCTTACAGAGGCCAAAGTTGCCGATAACCGTTTGGCACAAGGTTCAGCCAGTGTATTGACAGGTGTACCCATAGCCTACAAAGATATTTTTTGCCAGCAAGGCTGGCGCAGCGCGTGTGCCAGCAAAATGCTGGATAATTTTACTGCCCCCTATACCGCCACTGTAGTACAGAATTTGCTGGATGCAGGTATGGTCACACTGGGTCGAACCAATATGGATGAGTTTGCCATGGGTTCAACTACTGAGACCTCACATTATGGCATTACCAAAAACCCTTGGCAGCATGATCATGTTCCTGGTGGTTCCTCCGGTGGATCTGCCGCTGCTGTTGCGGCGCGACTGGCACCAGCAGCATTAGGTTCAGATACTGGTGGTTCTATCCGTCAACCGGCAGCTCATTGCGGCATCACTGGTCTGAAACCTACTTATGGTGTCATCAGCCGCTTTGGCATGGTGGCTTATGCTTCCAGTTTTGATCAGGCCGGCCCAATGGCACAAACCGCTGAAGACTGCGCTTTGCTACTAAACAGCATGGCCGGTTTTGATGAACGGGATTCCACCAGTATAGAGCGTGATAAGGAAGACTACACTCGAGATTTAAACCGTCCGCTTCAGGGTATAAAAATAGGGCTGCCACGAGAATTTTTTGGAGAAGGGCTTGATTCACAAGTACATTCATCCATTGAGGAAGTTTTAAATATACTGAAAAAACAAGGGGCAGAAATTATTGATGTCTCTTTGCCGCATACTGAATTATCCATTCCGGCTTATTACGTTTTGGCATCAGCAGAGGCCAGTACCAATTTATCTCGGTATGATGGTGTTCGTTACGGATACCGAGCAAAAGAATTCAGCAATTTAGATGAAATGTACAGTAAAAGCCGTGCTGAAGGCTTTGGTGATGAAGTAAAACGGCGCATCATGATTGGTACCTATGTATTATCACATGGTTACTATGATGCCTATTATCTTAAAGCACAAAAACTACGTCGTATGGTTGCCAACGACTTTCAAGCTGTACTTAATCAATGCGATATTATCTTGGCTCCGGTAGCACCTACTGCTGCACCGAAACTAAGCAGCCACAGTAACGATCCAGTGCAAATGTATCTTTCTGATATATACACTGTCTCACTTAACTTAGCAGGATTGCCGGGCATCGCCTTACCCGCCGGTCAAACCACCAGTGGACTGCCTGTGGGAGTACAGCTCATCGGTAACTATTTCGCCGAAAGCCGCCTGCTTGGAATTGCACATCAAATACAGCAACATAGTGACTGGCATACCAGAACACCATTTGCACAATAA